The following are from one region of the Bactrocera oleae isolate idBacOlea1 chromosome 6, idBacOlea1, whole genome shotgun sequence genome:
- the Tbc1d8-9 gene encoding TBC1 domain family member 9 has product MWIHPKEILIPPAFWVDEMRSKYFVLQKRRGHGESRSFTSLLVNTLDSVWDTKPPPYRILHQTPKSEVYYEIAIGLTQEEIVKDWEWLAENLFKVLNEMESEEEITNFTICKIQSLNAQNNQDESDESANFKVSASKFQTLFEMPKEERLVNTYACTYVKNKIPNQGNLYISLNHICFYSYMLGSETKRVIRFAELEDIKRHGQIIYLKTVNNMHYNFTLLKDVKEAYGLIEQLNKMAIQQLIQDPDSPIVDHDASVFQRFGRKASNKPGLLRDLTARQKSEEYRNYFRLPQTEIIDGQIKANIWTPYSKRYVGGNIYLSRNFFCFRSDVIDLVSLVIPMRNIKSVEQKNDGPHRYDNQIVLLTAENVHFVFAQIVDREVLVEKISELLSQFHVPISRERAKYDISWSKQSALMNSFKTNLSAEMLKIQEQKLSRWESHFRDFGRGISMFRTTDVINLIVEGIPDKLRQEIWLLFSGAIHEKHMNPGLYEDLVEKAACIKQSSTHDEIDRDLHRSLPEHPAFQHADGIGALRRVLQAYALRNPQVGYCQAMNIVSSVFLLFCDEDNAFWLLASLCENLLPDYYKDKVVGAQIDQSVLNELVETYLPELHSHLDQLGIIRMISLSWFLTIFISVISYESAVHIIDCFFYDGAKIIFVIALQILEWNCEKLLKCNDDGEAMEVLSTYLEGIYNPEYRLPAQSDKQKPETQPIQTLIHEAYTNFGAKISQQKIEELRNKHRRLTIRQFDIDNENTIVKFHTDNMYFDREELHLLLMIIREEKSTPRKVLQQKAYSALGGESPILLPTTTATGRSGGGAENNCSRSESYSVDFDTFRALFHELTPWRNCVSIDLAEKLFRLTDKKSTGSIEFSQIINALGLVCSHKYTEKLKLLYILHLPPLLSKAEIEQARRPKPKAKEDAEEAIEAEDFFGDDPSESIEALPSPTDNNFDEDDYALIAATKHLHSLAGLSQPSSATGIAGAINGERSSTFYVDLPRQHGTPMDVARSQNGATGSTSDLIDNALRHQGRFESTDTFSDISDLGAAKVTPPQLNVETISNFSQISDLIMATRVERTDSTTDTKSLGSLRYLLDQPDDGNAPNKNIPNMRKANFQFLWRSLMEIIGQQDEDMRKAHENLLELGNNNMKKEISLDSFTQLNLGNGDEPDSNGNPTTPSVESNATTRLFQAYEEELQQNSSSGGTGSSNNSSADVDSWEISINQFIATVLAVTSIVQCFYMKTPIKENIERMQKNRRKCVITNY; this is encoded by the exons ATGTGGATACATCCAAAGGAAATACTTATACCACCAGCATTTTG ggTTGACGAAATGCGCTCAAAATATTTTGTGCTACAAAAACGACGTGGACATGGAGAATCACGTAGCTTCACCTCACTTCTTGTCAATACATTAGACAGCGTTTGGGATACAAAGCCACCACCATATCGCATACTTCATCAAACGCCCAAATCTGAAGTATATTATG AAATCGCCATTGGCTTAACACAAGAGGAGATCGTTAAGGATTGGGAATGGCTTGCTGAAAACCTATTCAAAGTTCTCAATGAAATGGAGAGTGAGGAAGAGATCACCAACTTTACCATATGTAAAATACAATCGCTTAATGCGCAAAATAATCAAGATGAATCGGATGAATCGGCCAATTTCAAAGTATCCGCTTCGAAATTTCAAACACTTTTCGAAATGCCAAAAGAAGAACGTTTGGtcaatacatatgcatgcac CTATGTTAAGAATAAAATACCGAATCAAGGCAATCTATACATTTCATTAAATCACATCTGTTTCTATTCATACATGCTGGGAAGCGAAACAAAGCGTGTCATTCGTTTTGCTGAATTAGAAGACATTAAAAGACATGGACAaatcatatatttgaaaacagtTAATAATATGCATTAcaattttacattattaaaGGATGTTAAGGAGGCATATGGTCTGATAGAACAACTAAATAAAATGGCTATACAACAATTGATACAA GACCCCGACAGTCCCATAGTCGATCATGATGCATCGGTTTTCCAGCGTTTCGGACGCAAAGCATCAAATAAACCAGGTCTCTTGCGTGATTTAACGGCACGTCAGAAATCTGAAGAGTACCGCAATTACTTTCGTCTGCCACAGACCGAAATTATTGATGGTCAAATAAAAG CCAACATTTGGACACCATATTCCAAGCGTTATGTTGGTGGCAATATTTACTTGTCACGCAATTTCTTTTGTTTCCGCAGTGACGTGATTGATCTTGTTAGCCTGGTAATTCCAATGCGTAATATTAaa AGTGTAGAGCAGAAGAATGATGGTCCACATCGCTATGATAATCAAATTGTACTGCTTACAGCCGAAAATGTGCACTTTGTATTCGCACAAATTGTCGATCGCGAAGTGTTGGTCGAAAAAATTAGCGAATTACTATCGCAATTTCATGT GCCTATCAGTCGCGAACGCGCTAAGTATGACATATCCTGGAGCAAGCAGTCAGCGCTAATGAACTCATTCAAAACTAATTTGAGTGCAGAAATGTTGAAGATACAAGAGCAGAAG CTCTCACGCTGGGAGTCACATTTTCGTGATTTTGGTCGTGGTATTTCCATGTTTCGTACAACGGACGTTATCAATTTGATTGTCGAGGGCATTCCAGATAAATTACGCCAAGAAATATGGCTGTTATTTTCCGGTGCAATACACGAGAAGCATATGAATCCGGGGCTCTATGAAGACTTGGTCGAGAAG GCTGCTTGCATTAAGCAATCATCCACACACGACGAAATCGATCGTGATCTACATCGTTCGTTGCCAGAACATCCGGCATTCCAGCATGCCGACGGTATTGGCGCTTTGCGTCGTGTCTTGCAAGCATATGCTTTACGCAATCCACAAGTTGGCTATTGTCAAGCTATGAATATTGTCTCATCGGTATTTCTGCTATTTTGTGATGAGGATAATGCTTTTTGGTTACTTGCAAGCCTTTGCGAAAACTTACTACCCGACTACTATAAAGATAAAGTAGTAGGCGCACAGATTGATCAGAGTGTTTTGAATGAACTCGTCGAGACCTACCTACCCGAATTGCACAGTCATTTGGATCAGTTGGGTATTATACGCATGATCTCACTGTCATGGTTTTTGACGATTTTCATAAGTGTCATATCGTATGAGAGTGCAGTGCATATAATCGACTGCTTCTTCTACGATGGCgccaaaataatatttgtg ATTGCGCTCCAAATTCTGGAATGGAATTGTGAGAAACTGCTTAAATGCAACGATGACGGTGAAGCAATGGAAGTGCTCTCCACATATTTAGAGGGTATCTACAATCCCGAATATCGCCTACCGGCACAAAGTGACAAACAAAAGCCTGAAACACAGCCCATACAGACGCTCATCCATGAGGCGTATACGAATTTCGGTGCTAAAATCTCGCAACAGAAAATCGAAGAATTGCGCAATAAACATCGACGTCTGACAATACGACAATTCGATATTGATAACGAGAATACAATTGTGAAATTTCACACCGATAATATGTACTTCGATCGAGAAGAATTACACCTACTGCTTATGATTATACGAGAGGAAAAGTCAACGCCACGTAAAGTGTTGCAACAGAAGGCGTACTCAGCGCTGGGTGGTGAATCGCCAATATTGTTgcccacaacaacagcaacaggtCGGAGCGGCGGCGGTGCGGAGAATAATTGCAGCCGCTCTGAGTCGTACAGCGTCGATTTCGATACATTCCGTGCGCTATTCCATGAGCTGACGCCTTGGCGCAATTGCGTTAGCATTGATTTGGCGGAGAAATTATTTAGG CTCACTGATAAGAAAAGTACCGGCTCAATTGAATTTTCACAAATCATAAATGCATTGGGTTTGGTATGCTCACACAAATACACGGAAAAATTGAAACTACTGTACATACTACATTTACCGCCATTGCTTTCCAAGGCGGAAATTGAGCAGGCCAGACGTCCAAAACCGAAGGCTAAAGAAGATGCTGAAGAGGCCATTGAAGCTGAAGACTTCTTCGG CGATGATCCATCCGAATCAATTGAGGCGCTCCCCTCACCTACTGATAATAATTTTGACGAAGACGATTACGCGCTCATCGCAGCTACGAAACATTTACATAGCTTAGCCGGTCTCTCGCAGCCGTCATCAGCAACGGGTATTGCGGGCGCCATTAACGGCGAACGCTCATCAACATTCTATGTCGATTTGCCGCGTCAACATGGCACACCTATGGATGTGGCACGTTCACAAAATGGCGCAACAGGCAGCACCTCGGATCTGATCGACAATGCATTGCGCCATCAGGGACGTTTCGAATCCACCGATACTTTTTCGGATATATCCGATTTGGGTGCAGCAAAGGTGACGCCGCCGCAATTGAATGTGGAAACTATTTCGAATTTCTCACAAATTAGCGATTTAATAATGGCAACCAGAGTGGAACGTACCGATTCAACAACGGACACCAAAAGTTTGGGTAGTCTGCGCTACTTGCTGGATCAACCAGATGATGGCAATGCGCCGAATAAGAATATACCGAATATGAGGAAGGCAAATTTCCAATTCTTATGGCGCTCACTGATGGAGATAATAGGGCAACAAGACGAGGACATGCGGAAGGCAC ATGAAAACCTTTTAGAGCTGGGCAACAACAATATGAAGAAAGAGATCAGTTTGGATAGCTTTACTCAATTGAATTTGGGTAACGGCGATGAG CCTGATAGTAACGGTAATCCGACGACACCCTCTGTCGAGTCAAATGCGACGACGAGACTCTTCCAAGCTTACGAAGAGGAGTTGCAACAAAATTCCAGCTCTGGTGGCAcaggcagcagcaacaatagctCAGCAGATGTGGATAGTTGGGAGATATCTATAAATCAATTTATAGCAACAGTTTTGGCAGTCACTTCGATCGTGCAATGTTTCTATATGAAAACACCGATTAAAGAGAATATAGAGCGTATGCAAAAGAACCGTCGTAAATGTGTTATCACAAATTACTAA